In Mycobacterium sp. JS623, one genomic interval encodes:
- a CDS encoding cytochrome P450, protein MNPYPVFARMREEAPLYYNDKHDFYALSRFDDVNKAVIDHETFISGRGALLEIIKSGMEIPPGTLIFEDPPIHNIHRNLLSRMFTPRKVLALEPQIREFTARCLDPLVGTGRFDFVNDLGEQMPMRVIGMLLGIPEEDQRRVTDHGEATLQSKEVNLLATGEVFAEFIDYRTEHPSDDIMTDLLNVEFTDETGTMRRLSRDELLMYLTVVATAGSETTTRLIGWAGKTLAENPDQRKELAEDPALIPQAIEEILRWEPPALQIARYVTRDVDYYGQTVPEGSAMLMLVGAANRDHRRFPPSGDVFDIHREPHSHMTFGAGTHFCMGNALARLEGRIALEEILKRFPTWEVDWPNARPSQTTAVRGWESMPTLIP, encoded by the coding sequence ATGAACCCGTATCCGGTGTTCGCCCGCATGCGCGAGGAAGCGCCGCTGTACTACAACGACAAGCACGACTTCTACGCGTTGAGTCGTTTCGACGACGTGAACAAGGCCGTGATCGACCACGAAACGTTCATCTCAGGACGCGGCGCACTGCTCGAGATCATCAAGTCCGGCATGGAGATCCCGCCCGGCACACTGATTTTCGAGGACCCGCCGATTCACAACATCCACCGCAATCTGCTGTCGCGGATGTTCACGCCGCGCAAGGTGCTCGCCCTGGAACCCCAGATCCGCGAGTTCACCGCGCGCTGCCTTGACCCGCTGGTGGGCACCGGCCGATTCGACTTCGTCAACGACCTCGGCGAACAGATGCCGATGCGGGTGATCGGCATGCTATTGGGCATTCCGGAAGAAGATCAACGCCGAGTGACCGACCACGGCGAAGCCACACTGCAGAGCAAGGAAGTCAACCTGCTGGCGACGGGCGAGGTGTTCGCCGAGTTCATCGACTACCGCACCGAGCACCCGTCCGACGACATCATGACCGACCTGCTCAATGTCGAGTTCACCGACGAGACCGGCACCATGCGCCGACTCAGCCGGGACGAACTGCTCATGTACCTGACGGTGGTGGCCACCGCGGGCTCGGAAACCACCACCCGGCTGATCGGCTGGGCAGGCAAGACGTTGGCCGAAAACCCCGATCAGCGTAAGGAACTGGCCGAGGACCCCGCGCTGATCCCGCAGGCCATCGAGGAGATCCTGCGCTGGGAACCGCCCGCACTGCAGATCGCCCGATACGTCACCCGCGACGTCGACTACTACGGACAGACCGTGCCCGAAGGCTCCGCGATGCTCATGCTTGTCGGCGCCGCCAACCGCGACCACCGCCGCTTCCCACCGAGCGGCGACGTGTTCGACATTCACCGAGAACCGCACTCGCACATGACGTTCGGTGCGGGAACGCACTTCTGCATGGGCAATGCGCTGGCGCGCCTCGAGGGCCGCATCGCGCTCGAGGAAATCCTCAAGCGATTCCCGACGTGGGAGGTCGACTGGCCGAACGCACGTCCGTCCCAGACCACCGCGGTCCGCGGGTGGGAATCCATGCCCACGTTGATTCCGTGA
- a CDS encoding mycofactocin-coupled SDR family oxidoreductase: MTGRVEGKVAFITGAARGQGRAHAVRLASEGADIIAVDICKKIDTVDLIAASTPEDLAETADLVKGHNRRIYTAEVDVRDYDGLKAAVDTGVEQLGRLDIIVANAGIGNGGQTLDKTSETDWTAMIDINLGGVWKTVKAGVPHILAGGRGGSIILTSSVGGLKAYPHTGHYVAAKHGVVGLMRTFAVELGAQNIRVNSVHPTNVNTPLFMNEGTMKLFRPDLENPGPDDMKVVGQLMHTLPIGWVEPEDIANAVLFLASDEARYITGVTLPVDGGSCLK; this comes from the coding sequence ATGACTGGACGTGTTGAGGGCAAGGTCGCTTTCATCACCGGTGCGGCGCGCGGCCAGGGCCGGGCGCATGCGGTGCGACTGGCGTCTGAAGGTGCCGACATCATTGCCGTCGACATCTGTAAGAAGATCGACACCGTCGACCTGATCGCGGCCTCGACCCCGGAAGATCTGGCCGAGACCGCGGATCTGGTCAAGGGCCACAACCGGCGCATCTACACCGCCGAGGTCGACGTGCGCGATTACGACGGGCTCAAGGCCGCCGTCGACACCGGCGTCGAGCAACTGGGCCGCCTGGACATCATCGTCGCGAACGCCGGCATCGGCAACGGTGGCCAGACGCTGGACAAGACCAGCGAAACCGACTGGACCGCGATGATCGACATCAACCTCGGTGGGGTGTGGAAGACCGTCAAGGCCGGTGTCCCCCACATTCTGGCCGGCGGCCGCGGCGGCTCGATCATTCTGACCAGTTCGGTGGGCGGCCTGAAGGCCTACCCACACACCGGTCACTACGTTGCGGCCAAACACGGTGTGGTGGGCCTGATGCGGACCTTCGCCGTCGAACTCGGCGCGCAGAACATTCGCGTCAACTCCGTGCACCCGACCAACGTCAATACTCCGCTGTTCATGAACGAGGGCACGATGAAGTTGTTCCGCCCCGATCTGGAGAACCCGGGCCCCGATGACATGAAGGTTGTCGGGCAACTGATGCACACCCTGCCCATCGGCTGGGTCGAACCTGAGGACATCGCCAACGCCGTGCTGTTCCTGGCCTCCGACGAAGCCCGCTACATCACCGGCGTCACACTGCCCGTCGACGGCGGCAGCTGCCTCAAATAG
- a CDS encoding WS/DGAT/MGAT family O-acyltransferase: protein MKRLNGMDAMLLYSETPNLHTHTLKVAIVHTADFAGEFTFDVFRRTIARRLHLLDPLRYQLVDIPWKLHHPMWLEDCPVDLDYHLRRVRVPDPGGRRELDGVIGEIASTPLDRSRPLWEFHFAEGMADDRFALIGKVHHTLADGVASANLLARLMDLAGSAQDERDDYPTCDRPTKVDLLRAAGRDHVQHIVALPRLTRDAVRGATRVMRKARERGDDDGMAKMFKTPPTFLNHIVSPVRTFATATLSLAEIKDTAKHLGVTFNDVVLSMAAGGLRELLLRYDGRADRPILASVPVSTDRSADRITGNEISGLAVSLPVHLDDPLERVRLTAVAANRAKEDNELFGPHLHGEMMEYLPPPLTPALFRWQSKRAARNKIMNVAVSNVPGPRQRGHIGGAPVSEIYSVGVLSAGSAFNMTVWSYVDQLDIAVLSDDRTFKDTHEATDAMIHAFGEIRRACGLSEATAVGTAMAPATAG from the coding sequence GTGAAGCGACTCAACGGCATGGACGCCATGCTGCTGTATAGCGAGACGCCGAATCTGCACACGCACACGCTCAAGGTGGCGATCGTGCACACTGCCGATTTCGCCGGTGAGTTCACGTTCGACGTGTTCCGGCGGACCATCGCCCGGCGGCTGCACCTGCTCGATCCGCTTCGCTACCAGCTGGTCGACATACCGTGGAAGCTGCACCACCCGATGTGGCTCGAGGACTGCCCGGTCGACCTCGACTACCACCTGCGACGCGTCCGGGTGCCTGATCCGGGCGGGCGGCGTGAACTCGACGGGGTGATCGGCGAGATCGCCAGCACGCCGCTGGACCGCAGCCGGCCACTGTGGGAATTTCATTTCGCCGAAGGGATGGCCGACGACCGCTTCGCGCTGATCGGCAAGGTGCATCACACGCTTGCCGACGGTGTCGCGTCGGCGAACTTGCTGGCCCGGCTGATGGACCTGGCCGGTTCGGCGCAGGACGAGCGCGACGACTACCCCACCTGCGACCGTCCGACGAAGGTCGACTTGCTGCGCGCCGCGGGCCGCGATCACGTCCAACACATCGTCGCGTTGCCCCGCCTGACGCGCGACGCGGTGCGTGGCGCGACACGAGTCATGCGCAAGGCGCGCGAGCGCGGGGACGACGACGGTATGGCCAAGATGTTCAAAACACCGCCAACATTCCTCAACCACATCGTGTCCCCCGTAAGGACATTCGCGACGGCAACGCTGTCGCTTGCCGAAATCAAGGACACCGCTAAGCACCTCGGTGTCACGTTCAACGATGTCGTGCTGTCGATGGCCGCTGGCGGTCTGCGCGAGCTGCTGCTGCGCTACGACGGACGTGCGGATCGGCCCATCCTGGCATCCGTCCCCGTCAGCACTGACCGATCGGCGGACCGTATCACCGGCAACGAGATCAGCGGTCTGGCGGTGTCTCTGCCCGTGCACCTCGACGATCCGCTGGAACGAGTGCGGCTGACAGCAGTTGCCGCCAACCGCGCCAAGGAGGACAACGAACTATTCGGTCCGCACCTGCACGGCGAGATGATGGAGTACTTGCCACCGCCGTTGACGCCCGCATTGTTCCGGTGGCAATCGAAACGGGCGGCGCGCAACAAGATCATGAACGTCGCGGTGTCGAATGTGCCGGGTCCGCGACAGCGCGGTCACATCGGCGGCGCGCCGGTCAGTGAAATCTATTCCGTCGGTGTGCTTTCCGCGGGCAGCGCGTTCAACATGACCGTCTGGAGCTACGTCGACCAGCTTGACATCGCGGTGCTGTCCGACGATCGCACCTTCAAGGACACGCACGAGGCGACAGACGCAATGATTCATGCGTTCGGCGAGATTCGGCGGGCATGCGGGCTTTCGGAAGCGACCGCCGTCGGGACGGCGATGGCGCCCGCGACCGCGGGCTAG
- a CDS encoding lysophospholipid acyltransferase family protein — MSSNGVDKPEIAKWDPGFTRQLTSRVGPLIKRYFRAEVRGLESIPQAGGALVVSNHSGGMFTPDVLIFAPAFYEKFGFDRPVYTLAHWGVFMANIGDWLHRAGVIEASRENAAKALREGAIVLVFPGGDYDAYRPTMTENVIDFGGRTGYVRTAIESGVPIVPVVSIGAQETQLFIARGDSIARRLGLKRLRAEILPISFGFPFGLSAILPPNIPLPSKIVTRVLEPIDITAEFGEDPDVDEVDLHVRATMQKALDELASERRYPVLG; from the coding sequence ATGAGCAGCAACGGGGTGGACAAGCCGGAAATCGCCAAGTGGGATCCCGGGTTCACCCGGCAGCTCACCAGTCGGGTGGGCCCACTTATCAAGCGGTATTTCCGGGCCGAGGTGCGCGGCCTGGAGTCCATTCCCCAAGCTGGCGGCGCCCTGGTGGTGTCGAACCACTCCGGCGGCATGTTCACTCCGGACGTGCTGATCTTCGCGCCGGCGTTCTACGAGAAGTTCGGCTTCGATCGGCCGGTCTACACCCTCGCGCATTGGGGTGTGTTCATGGCCAATATCGGCGATTGGCTGCACCGCGCCGGGGTCATCGAGGCGAGCCGCGAGAACGCCGCAAAGGCGCTGCGTGAGGGCGCGATCGTGCTGGTGTTTCCCGGTGGGGACTACGACGCCTACCGCCCGACGATGACCGAGAACGTTATCGACTTCGGTGGCCGAACTGGGTACGTGCGGACCGCGATCGAGTCGGGGGTGCCGATTGTGCCTGTGGTGTCGATCGGTGCTCAAGAGACCCAATTGTTCATTGCCCGTGGGGATTCGATCGCCAGAAGGCTAGGGCTCAAGCGGCTGCGCGCGGAAATCCTACCGATCAGCTTCGGCTTCCCATTCGGGTTGTCGGCAATCCTTCCGCCGAACATCCCGCTGCCCTCGAAGATCGTCACGCGCGTGCTCGAACCAATCGACATCACCGCCGAATTCGGTGAGGACCCCGACGTCGACGAGGTCGACCTTCACGTTCGCGCCACGATGCAGAAAGCGCTCGACGAACTTGCGTCTGAACGTCGCTACCCGGTATTGGGCTAG
- a CDS encoding NAD-dependent epimerase/dehydratase family protein, translating into MSDIVLVTGGFGLVGSATVRRLAADGRDVVIADLETPANVKKANALPPGVAARWTDLTDAGQVQRLVSEVAPCAIIHLAAIIPPLIYRNAKLARRVNVEATATLVRIAEGQPSPPRLVLGSSNAVFGPRNPHRTTAPLTADDPMRPCDLYSGTKAEAEEIVRSSKLDWVVLRFGGVLTPDLSTMPLSGDATLFESALPSDNRVHTVDVRDVARACAAATTADAVGEILLIAGDDSHRHCYGDLAPALVSALGMPGAIPPGRRGDPNSDKDWFVTDWMDPTRAQEVLQFQHHSWPDMMSELSAKFWFMRYWGRLLAPLVREVMKRRSVYWKAPGQYADPWGAIRAKLGDPSWDPPTKPA; encoded by the coding sequence ATGTCCGACATAGTGCTGGTCACGGGCGGCTTCGGTCTGGTCGGCTCCGCGACGGTGCGGCGACTTGCTGCCGACGGCCGCGACGTAGTGATAGCCGACCTCGAAACGCCTGCCAACGTCAAGAAGGCAAATGCGCTCCCGCCTGGTGTGGCGGCCCGCTGGACGGACCTCACGGATGCCGGGCAAGTTCAGCGCCTCGTGTCCGAGGTCGCACCCTGCGCGATCATCCACCTCGCCGCGATCATCCCGCCGCTGATCTACCGCAATGCCAAGCTCGCGCGTCGCGTCAACGTCGAGGCAACGGCGACCCTGGTCCGCATCGCTGAAGGACAACCCAGTCCACCGCGCCTCGTACTGGGATCGAGCAACGCGGTGTTCGGCCCGCGCAATCCGCACCGCACCACCGCGCCCCTGACGGCCGACGACCCGATGCGGCCCTGCGACCTTTACAGCGGCACCAAGGCCGAGGCGGAGGAAATCGTGCGGTCGTCGAAACTGGACTGGGTGGTGCTGCGGTTCGGCGGTGTGCTCACGCCCGATTTGTCGACCATGCCGCTGAGTGGCGATGCCACGCTCTTCGAGAGCGCACTGCCCAGCGATAACCGGGTGCACACCGTCGACGTCCGCGACGTCGCGCGGGCATGTGCCGCTGCGACGACCGCCGACGCCGTCGGGGAGATCTTGCTGATCGCGGGCGACGACTCCCACCGGCACTGCTATGGAGACCTGGCGCCCGCCCTGGTGTCAGCGCTCGGCATGCCGGGAGCCATTCCGCCAGGGCGGCGAGGAGACCCCAACAGCGACAAGGACTGGTTCGTCACCGACTGGATGGATCCGACACGGGCACAGGAAGTGTTGCAGTTCCAGCATCACTCGTGGCCCGACATGATGTCCGAGTTGTCCGCGAAGTTCTGGTTCATGCGGTACTGGGGCCGGTTGCTCGCGCCGCTCGTTCGCGAGGTGATGAAGCGTCGCTCGGTGTATTGGAAAGCACCGGGGCAGTACGCCGATCCGTGGGGCGCGATCCGCGCCAAGTTGGGCGATCCGTCATGGGATCCGCCAACTAAGCCCGCCTGA
- a CDS encoding SDR family NAD(P)-dependent oxidoreductase gives MESFEGRATVITGGANGIGFATAKEFARRGARVMLGDIDQAALDDAVAALRADRVDAHGVVCDVRSLDSVTNLADEAFRVFDEVHLVFNNAGIAYAGPIVDTSHDDWRFVIDVDLWGPIHGVEAFLPRLIAQGGDSHIVFTSSFAGLIPNVGLGPYCVAKYGVVALAETLARELRPTGIGVSVLCPMIVETNLLANTERVRSADYGPAHSEAETVQQLASDPTDDSVLNVEDVARLTADAILANRLYVLPHRAARDSIQRRFERIDRAFDDQVAAGWTH, from the coding sequence GTGGAAAGTTTCGAAGGGCGCGCAACAGTCATCACCGGCGGTGCGAACGGCATCGGTTTCGCCACCGCCAAGGAGTTCGCACGCCGCGGCGCGCGTGTGATGCTCGGCGATATCGATCAAGCGGCATTGGACGACGCGGTCGCTGCCCTGCGTGCCGATAGGGTCGACGCGCACGGTGTCGTCTGCGACGTGCGCAGCCTGGATTCCGTGACCAACCTCGCCGACGAGGCGTTCCGCGTCTTCGACGAAGTGCACCTGGTGTTCAACAACGCCGGCATTGCATATGCCGGCCCGATTGTGGACACCAGTCACGACGATTGGCGCTTCGTCATCGATGTCGATCTGTGGGGGCCGATACACGGCGTCGAAGCCTTCCTGCCGCGCCTGATCGCACAGGGCGGCGACAGCCACATCGTCTTCACGTCGTCGTTCGCCGGCTTGATCCCGAACGTTGGCCTCGGTCCGTATTGTGTTGCGAAATATGGTGTGGTTGCGCTTGCAGAGACGCTGGCGCGGGAGCTGCGGCCGACCGGCATCGGAGTCTCGGTGCTGTGCCCGATGATCGTGGAGACCAACCTGTTGGCCAACACCGAACGCGTCCGTAGCGCCGACTACGGGCCGGCCCACTCGGAGGCCGAGACGGTTCAACAGTTGGCGTCCGACCCCACTGACGATTCTGTGCTCAATGTCGAGGACGTGGCCCGCCTGACTGCCGACGCGATTCTGGCCAACCGCCTCTACGTGCTGCCACACCGCGCGGCGCGGGATTCGATCCAGCGTCGGTTCGAGCGCATCGACCGCGCCTTCGACGATCAGGTGGCCGCAGGCTGGACGCACTAG
- a CDS encoding SDR family NAD(P)-dependent oxidoreductase, which yields MAIDPSDILLTGRVAVVTGGGEGLGRGIAEGLTAFGAHVAIWERNPDTCASAAETIGALGIVTDVRDSDQVDKALQRTTTELGIPSILVNNAGGVFFSPLLETTENGWDALYKSNLRHVLLCTQRIAQGLVTSGQPGSIINVTSIEGVRAAPGYAAYAAAKAGVINFTKTAALELATHNIRVNALAPDLTVTEGLLRVAPTGLSENASHMIPIGRPGHVDEIAGAAVFLASSMSSYITGQTIHVDGGTQAASGWYHNPQTGDYQLGAADERSTE from the coding sequence ATGGCCATCGATCCGTCCGACATCCTGCTCACCGGCCGCGTCGCGGTGGTAACTGGCGGGGGAGAGGGCCTTGGCCGCGGTATCGCCGAAGGCCTGACGGCATTTGGCGCGCACGTCGCGATCTGGGAACGCAATCCCGACACCTGCGCATCGGCTGCGGAAACCATTGGAGCACTGGGCATCGTCACCGACGTGAGGGATAGCGACCAGGTCGATAAGGCATTGCAGCGCACCACAACCGAACTGGGCATCCCGTCAATCCTCGTCAACAACGCCGGTGGGGTGTTCTTCTCACCGCTTCTCGAAACCACCGAAAACGGCTGGGATGCGTTGTACAAGAGCAACCTTCGCCACGTGCTGCTCTGCACACAACGTATTGCCCAAGGCCTGGTGACCTCCGGCCAGCCTGGCAGCATCATCAACGTGACGTCGATCGAGGGCGTTCGCGCGGCACCCGGCTACGCCGCATACGCAGCGGCCAAGGCCGGCGTCATCAACTTCACCAAGACCGCGGCTCTAGAGTTGGCCACTCACAACATCCGCGTCAACGCGCTAGCCCCCGATCTGACGGTTACCGAAGGGCTGTTGCGGGTGGCGCCGACCGGTTTGTCCGAGAACGCAAGCCACATGATTCCGATTGGCCGCCCGGGTCATGTCGACGAAATAGCGGGTGCTGCAGTATTTCTCGCGTCCAGCATGTCCAGCTACATCACTGGGCAGACCATCCACGTCGACGGCGGCACGCAGGCCGCGAGCGGCTGGTACCACAACCCGCAGACCGGCGACTACCAACTCGGGGCCGCGGACGAGAGGAGCACGGAATAG
- a CDS encoding CaiB/BaiF CoA-transferase family protein, which produces MNDPLNGYTVVDLSTGIAGAYCTKLLADGGGEVIKVEAPEGDPLRRWSASGAEIPPDGDGALFSFLACSKHSVVAHPDADAEFVNGLLADADAVVWSPGSSVAEAFTPHAVHWAHPHLTVTAITPFGLEGPWADRPATEFTLQAWSGGIVGLGRGSADRAPVFVGGQAGEYLAGAYASAATLASRMRGAAELLDLSMLETQILGLTYYPVSYYEMLGRPWRDARRLTVPGIARAKDGLIDIGCGTAQQWFDLCAMTGHQDWIDEESPLSITEQANEKSDELYAWVESRTVDEIRDLATAFRIPNAPVANGATIASLDHFVERGSFVVNPRDGFTQPGPPYRTKPQLLQAPQAAPRLGEHTERYRRNGRLGRDTPQSDAQTSVSALPFEGLRVVDMTTFWAGPSCTHMLAMLGADVIHVESTRRPDGTRLIAGIPITEDQWWEKSPIFSGLNTNKRGLTLDLQSTEGRDILMRLIATSDVIVENFTPRVLDQIGLDFAAVQAVRPDAIMLRMPGFGLDGPWRDNPAFAYVIEAAAGISWLTGYPDRNPYEPYSVGDPNAGIHALNALLLALAHRHRTGQGVHIEAAMVDAALNIAAEQVIEYSAYGSVLQRDGNRGPTAAPQNLYLTNEIDEFGRRDCWVAVAVATDEQWGGLCNALGDPGWADPALATADGRRRHHDLIDEHLGQWCEQRSGDDIVDALCCHGVPVAKVMQPHRQSELPQLAARGFFENVDHPVNARTPHSTLPFTSTRGPDRIHVQPAPLLGQHNREVLTELGLSYKDIDELEARGVIGTAPAMHNSKV; this is translated from the coding sequence GTGAATGACCCGCTGAACGGCTACACCGTCGTCGACCTGTCTACGGGCATCGCCGGAGCGTACTGCACGAAGCTGTTGGCCGACGGCGGTGGCGAGGTTATCAAAGTCGAAGCACCGGAAGGTGATCCACTGCGGCGCTGGTCGGCATCCGGGGCGGAGATTCCACCCGACGGCGACGGTGCGCTGTTCAGCTTTCTGGCGTGCTCAAAGCACAGCGTTGTCGCGCACCCCGACGCGGACGCTGAGTTCGTCAACGGGTTGCTGGCCGATGCCGACGCGGTGGTCTGGTCGCCTGGATCGTCGGTTGCCGAGGCCTTCACACCCCACGCGGTCCACTGGGCCCACCCACACCTGACGGTCACGGCCATCACGCCGTTCGGCTTGGAAGGGCCGTGGGCCGATCGACCGGCCACCGAGTTCACATTGCAGGCATGGTCGGGCGGGATCGTCGGCCTTGGCCGCGGATCCGCCGACCGCGCACCGGTATTCGTCGGCGGCCAGGCCGGCGAGTACCTCGCCGGGGCCTACGCCAGTGCCGCCACCTTAGCCTCGCGGATGCGCGGCGCCGCCGAACTACTAGACCTGTCGATGCTCGAGACGCAGATCCTGGGCCTCACCTACTATCCGGTGAGCTACTACGAGATGCTTGGCAGACCATGGCGCGACGCCCGTCGGCTCACGGTGCCGGGCATTGCGCGGGCCAAGGACGGTCTCATCGACATTGGCTGCGGCACAGCGCAACAATGGTTCGACCTCTGCGCGATGACCGGGCATCAGGACTGGATCGACGAGGAGTCACCGCTGTCGATCACCGAACAGGCCAACGAGAAGTCCGACGAACTGTACGCGTGGGTCGAGAGCCGAACCGTCGACGAGATCCGCGACCTGGCAACCGCGTTCCGGATACCCAATGCGCCGGTTGCCAACGGCGCCACCATCGCATCCCTGGACCATTTCGTCGAGCGCGGGTCGTTCGTCGTCAATCCGCGCGACGGCTTTACCCAGCCTGGCCCGCCGTACCGGACGAAGCCGCAGCTACTGCAGGCACCACAGGCCGCGCCCCGCCTCGGCGAGCACACCGAGCGCTACCGCCGAAACGGACGTTTGGGCCGCGACACGCCGCAATCTGACGCCCAAACGTCCGTCTCGGCGTTGCCGTTCGAGGGGTTGCGCGTTGTCGACATGACGACCTTCTGGGCCGGCCCGTCATGCACGCACATGCTGGCCATGCTCGGTGCTGACGTCATTCACGTGGAGTCCACGCGACGGCCCGACGGCACCCGGCTGATCGCGGGCATCCCGATCACCGAAGACCAGTGGTGGGAGAAGTCGCCGATTTTCTCCGGACTCAACACGAACAAAAGGGGCCTGACCCTCGACCTGCAGAGCACCGAAGGTCGCGACATTCTGATGCGCCTGATCGCGACGTCCGACGTCATCGTCGAGAACTTCACCCCGCGTGTGCTCGACCAGATTGGCCTCGATTTCGCTGCGGTTCAAGCGGTCCGGCCCGATGCGATCATGCTGCGGATGCCGGGCTTCGGTCTCGACGGGCCATGGCGCGACAACCCGGCGTTCGCGTACGTCATCGAGGCGGCAGCCGGAATCAGCTGGCTGACCGGCTATCCGGACCGCAATCCTTACGAGCCCTATTCCGTCGGCGATCCCAATGCCGGCATCCATGCGCTCAACGCGCTGCTACTCGCACTCGCGCATCGCCACCGCACCGGACAGGGCGTGCACATCGAGGCGGCGATGGTCGACGCCGCGCTCAACATCGCCGCAGAACAGGTGATCGAATACTCGGCATACGGATCGGTGCTACAGCGCGATGGCAACCGCGGCCCAACCGCCGCACCGCAAAACCTGTATCTCACCAACGAGATCGACGAATTCGGCAGGCGTGACTGTTGGGTGGCCGTGGCCGTCGCGACCGATGAGCAGTGGGGCGGGCTGTGCAACGCGCTAGGCGATCCGGGATGGGCTGACCCCGCGCTGGCGACTGCCGACGGCAGGCGCCGGCACCACGATCTGATCGACGAGCACCTCGGTCAGTGGTGCGAACAACGCAGCGGCGACGACATTGTCGACGCGCTGTGCTGCCACGGCGTACCGGTGGCAAAGGTGATGCAACCGCACCGCCAATCCGAGCTGCCGCAGCTGGCCGCCCGTGGGTTCTTCGAGAATGTCGACCATCCGGTGAACGCCAGGACGCCACACAGCACGCTGCCGTTTACGTCCACACGCGGGCCGGACCGGATCCATGTGCAGCCCGCGCCTCTGCTCGGGCAGCACAATCGCGAAGTGCTGACCGAACTCGGGCTCAGTTACAAAGACATCGACGAGTTGGAAGCCCGAGGCGTGATCGGCACGGCGCCCGCCATGCACAACTCGAAGGTCTGA
- a CDS encoding enoyl-CoA hydratase/isomerase family protein: MADNGSRPKPEELILYEKDLKTKIATITFNRPEYLNAPTSAARLRYADLLRAATVDNDVKVVVIRGVGDNLGSGADLPEFMEGYDNTDLRLAELRLEDEGVGEVSYPPSGTFRSGATISAWYANVQAGNRPLQELKKISIVEAKGYCYGWHFYQCADADLVISSDDALFGHPSFRYYGWGPRMWTWVQMMGLRKFQEMVFTGRPFTAAEMYDCNFLNKVVSRDQLEAEVDKYARACARNRPVDTVFQQKMFFEIYKQHQGEYMGSLLSAFFESMGSGVVNDDTDDLDMMEAIDSGLADAVNDNDDKFPPDFRLSKSNRKKKN, translated from the coding sequence ATGGCAGACAACGGAAGTCGCCCCAAGCCCGAAGAGCTGATCCTCTACGAGAAGGACCTGAAGACCAAGATCGCGACGATCACCTTCAACCGTCCGGAATACCTCAACGCCCCGACGTCGGCTGCGCGACTGCGCTATGCCGATCTGCTGCGCGCGGCCACCGTCGACAACGACGTGAAGGTGGTGGTGATCCGGGGCGTCGGCGACAACCTCGGCAGCGGCGCAGATCTGCCGGAGTTCATGGAGGGCTATGACAACACCGACCTGCGGCTTGCCGAACTGCGGCTAGAAGATGAGGGCGTCGGTGAAGTCAGCTATCCGCCCTCGGGAACATTCCGCAGCGGCGCCACGATCAGCGCCTGGTATGCGAACGTGCAGGCAGGTAACCGTCCGCTGCAGGAGCTGAAGAAGATCAGCATCGTCGAAGCCAAGGGCTATTGCTATGGCTGGCACTTTTACCAGTGTGCCGACGCCGATCTGGTGATCTCGTCCGACGACGCGCTGTTCGGCCATCCGTCGTTCCGTTACTACGGCTGGGGACCGCGGATGTGGACGTGGGTGCAGATGATGGGACTGCGCAAGTTCCAGGAGATGGTGTTCACCGGACGTCCGTTCACCGCAGCCGAGATGTATGACTGCAACTTCCTCAACAAGGTCGTGTCGCGCGATCAGCTCGAGGCCGAGGTCGACAAGTACGCGCGGGCGTGTGCCCGAAACCGGCCCGTCGACACGGTCTTTCAGCAGAAGATGTTCTTCGAGATCTACAAGCAGCATCAGGGTGAGTACATGGGCAGCCTGTTGTCCGCGTTCTTCGAGTCGATGGGCAGCGGCGTCGTCAACGACGACACCGACGACCTCGACATGATGGAGGCAATCGACAGCGGGCTCGCCGACGCGGTCAACGACAACGACGACAAGTTCCCGCCGGACTTCCGATTGAGCAAGTCGAATCGCAAGAAGAAGAACTAG